One Candidatus Parvarchaeota archaeon genomic region harbors:
- a CDS encoding inositol-3-phosphate synthase, translating to MAKVKIRQASGRLGILTPGLGAVATTFIAGVMLARRGALTPVGSLTQLQTIRLGKRGENKTPLIRDFVPLANLSDIEFGAWDIFHDNAYEAAIKAGVLSKEHLDLVRDELEKIKPMKAVFDRNYVKNIDGPNVKKGKTKMGLAQAVRQDMRNFKAEKKLDRMVVVWCASTETYTEPSQVHSTIESFENGLEKSDPAILPSMIYAYAAIMEGVPYANGAPHLTLDIPALEQLAKLKGVAIAGKDFKTGQTLVKTAVAPMLKSRMLGVRGWFSTNILGNRDGLVLDDPGSFKSKEVSKKSALEHIFQPDMYPQLYKGMYHKVRIEYYPPKNDDKEGWDNIDIFGWLGYPMQIKINFLCKDSILAAPIVLDLALFMDLAQRAGMRGMQEWLSFYFKAPMHASSLYPEHDLFIQHTKLKNTLRYLMGEDLITHLGMEYYDYWGKQAEE from the coding sequence ATGGCAAAAGTCAAAATCAGGCAGGCATCTGGAAGGCTTGGCATACTCACCCCCGGGCTTGGCGCCGTGGCAACAACGTTTATTGCAGGCGTCATGCTTGCGCGAAGGGGCGCCTTGACGCCTGTTGGAAGCCTCACGCAGCTCCAGACAATTCGCCTTGGCAAGAGGGGCGAAAACAAAACTCCGCTGATTAGGGACTTTGTGCCCCTTGCAAATCTTTCTGATATTGAATTTGGAGCATGGGACATATTCCACGACAATGCCTACGAGGCTGCCATAAAGGCAGGCGTGCTTTCAAAAGAACACCTGGATTTGGTCAGAGATGAGCTAGAGAAAATAAAGCCCATGAAGGCGGTGTTTGACAGGAATTATGTGAAAAATATAGACGGGCCAAATGTAAAGAAAGGGAAAACAAAAATGGGTTTGGCACAGGCAGTCAGGCAGGATATGCGCAACTTTAAGGCTGAAAAGAAGCTTGACAGGATGGTTGTCGTGTGGTGCGCAAGCACTGAAACCTACACCGAGCCCTCACAGGTGCACAGCACCATTGAAAGTTTTGAAAATGGGCTTGAGAAAAGCGACCCTGCCATTCTCCCCTCCATGATTTATGCCTATGCGGCGATTATGGAAGGCGTGCCATATGCAAACGGCGCGCCCCATCTGACACTTGACATCCCCGCACTTGAGCAGCTTGCCAAACTCAAAGGCGTGGCCATTGCAGGCAAGGATTTCAAGACAGGCCAGACGCTTGTAAAAACTGCGGTTGCGCCAATGCTCAAATCCAGAATGCTTGGCGTGCGCGGGTGGTTTTCAACAAACATACTTGGAAACCGCGACGGGCTTGTGCTTGACGACCCAGGCTCCTTCAAAAGCAAGGAGGTCAGCAAAAAGTCAGCACTTGAGCACATCTTCCAGCCAGACATGTACCCCCAGCTTTACAAGGGCATGTACCACAAGGTGCGCATTGAATATTACCCCCCGAAAAACGACGACAAGGAGGGATGGGACAACATAGACATCTTTGGCTGGCTTGGCTACCCCATGCAGATAAAAATCAATTTTCTTTGCAAGGACAGCATTTTGGCAGCTCCAATAGTTCTTGACCTGGCACTTTTCATGGACCTGGCTCAGCGTGCTGGAATGCGCGGGATGCAGGAATGGCTCTCGTTTTATTTCAAGGCCCCAATGCACGCCTCGTCCCTTTACCCTGAGCATGACTTATTTATACAGCATACAAAGCTGAAAAACACGCTGCGCTACCTTATGGGAGAGGATTTGATTACGCACCTTGGAATGGAGTATTATGATTATTGGGGAAAACAAGCGGAAGAATAG